ACCTGGCCAGCCTTGACGTGCTGCTCGCCTACGGGGCGGAAGAAGCGGCACGCCGCCGGATCACGGACGCGGATGCCGCGCTGCGCCGAGCGGTGACGCGTGCGGCGCTCGCGCAGGCGGTGTCGGCCGCGGTCGTCTCGGTCGCTGCAGGTGCGGCGTCGGTGTGGGCGCTCCTAGTGTCCCTCCCAGGGCAGCCGGGTGGCGCCGTGGATGCGCCGTGGTTCGCGGTTGCCGTGCTGCTGCCGATGGCCGTGTTCGAGGTCTTCGCTGTCGTCCCGCAAGCCGCGTCGTCTTGGCGCAGTGTGCGAGCGAGTGCGGAGCGGATTCATGCGGTGTTGCCGCAGGAACTGCCCAGCGAAGTGCGCGACGACGACGGAGAACCGCTGGTGGTATCTGCGTCCAGCGCCCCGGCCGTGCGGGTGCGGGGCCTCCGGGCTTCCTGGCCGGGTGCCCCCGAGACCCTGCGCGGTATCGACCTGGACGTCGAGCCGGGGGAGCGCGTGCTCGTGACCGGATCCAGCGGCGCCGGGAAGTCAACCCTCGCGGCTGTTCTCGTCGGCTTCCTGCGCTTCGAGGGTGATTACCGTCTGGGGGATCAGGATGCCGCGCGCATCGCCGGCCCGGAGCTGCGCTGCGTCGTCGGGCTGTGCGAGCAGTCGCCCCAGCTGTTCGATGAGGACATCCGGCAGAACCTGCTGTTCGCGAACGATTCGGCGACCGATGAAGAGCTGCTGGCCGTGCTCGACAGGGTCGGCCTCGGCGGGTGGGTGGCCGAGCGTGGCGGACTGGATGCGCGGGTCGGCGAGCGGGGAGCGCTCGTCTCCGGTGGCCAGGCGCAGCGCATCGCACTGGCCCGTGCGCTGCTGCGCGGCTTCCCTGTGCTGGTGCTCGACGAGCCGACCGCGGGCGTCGACCCCGAAGCATCCGATGCGCTGCTGCGTGACCTGCTGGCCGCGGCTGGTGACCAGTCGGTCATTCTGATCTCGCACGTCGCGCCCCCGGACGGGACGATCGATCGCACGGTGCGGATCGTGGCAGGGCACACCATCGCTCGCTGAGGGGTGACACCTCGGCAGTGCCGACGTAGCGTGGAAGGATGACGCGCACAGATGAAGCACGCCGAAGGATTGACGCCTCACCGGTGCGGGTGTTCGCCGCACTGACGACACCCGAAAGCCTGGAGCAGTGGCTGGCGCCCGACGGGATGACGGCGCGTGTCGAGCGTTTCGACGCGCGCGCCGGCGGGGAGACGCGCATGGTGCTCACCTACGACGACGCCAGTGATGCTCCGGGAAAGAGCGACGCCGCGCATGACGTCGTGGAGACCACGATCGTCGAGTTCGAGCCCGGGGTTCGCATCGTGCAGGCGATCACCTTCGAGACCGACGACGACGCTTTCGCGGGTGTCATGCGCATGACCTGGGAGGTTCTTGCCGACGGCGCGCACTCACAGGTGCTGTTCCGTGCGGAGGATGTGCCGTCGGGGATCTCCGCAGAGGATCACATCGAAGGGCTGACGGCGTCGCTGCGCAACCTGGCGGCCCTCGTCGAGCGCTGAGCGGCCGAACTAGAGGTCTTCGGGCTCGGGCGGATCGACCGTGAAGCCCTGCGCCTCCAGCATCCGCCGACGCTCTTCCAGACGGCGGTGCAGCTCCTGCTGCCCGTCGGCGATGAGGTCGGCAGGCAGGTCGACGTGAGCGCCGCGGGCGGCGCCGTGGCGTTCGGCGATGAAGCGGTCGAGCTCTGGGCCTGAGGTCCACGAGGAGATGAGCGCGTACCGCGGTGCGCTGCCGCGGTGCCAGACCGCGTGCCAGAACCGCTGCGTATCGAGCACCAGACGGGTGCCCGCCGGAAGGGGGATGCGCGTCTCGGTCGCGGGATCGAAGCGGTCCTCGCGGAGGATGAGCAGCGATTCGCCGTCGTCGCTGAGGTTCTCGTAGCCGCGGACGACCCAGCCGGTGCCCTCGGGGTTGAGGCGGTTGTTGTCGTCTTTGTGCAGGTTGTAGATCGCGTCGGCGTAGGTGTTCGGCTGCAGTTCGATGACGCGGCAGCGGCCGACCCCTGCGCCGGCCGCGAGAGCTCGACGCTGCAGGGACGGAGCGATCGCGACCTGAGATGGGATCCACACGCCGTCCTTGTCGGTGCGCGGGGGAGTGTGGTTCCAGAAGGCGTTGCAGTCGACCTCGCCGAACGCACTCGCCAGAGGCGCGAAGCGGGTCACCCCGGAGGAGCGCCACGGCACATACGCGAGGTTCATCCACTCGCTCGCATCGACGTCGCGCTCTGCGCGGTCGAGGATGACGTAACCGGTCTCATCGAGAGCACTCGATCTGATGTACGGCATGCGCCCACCTTTCCTGCGGCACCAAAGGCACTAAGGGCATGCTAAGCCAGCGGGCTGAAAGAGCCGATTCCGGTCGCCGTGAATAAGTCCCCGGTGGTCTCGCGGATGCCTCGGCGCGAAGCATCCGCCTGAATGGAACCGATAGCGTGGAGGCATGACGCAACCCCAGGGAGCCCACCTCGTCGGCAGCGTGAACTACGACGACGCCGAGAAGACGATGCGCACCGCCGCGGCCGAGATGGGGTCGCTGCTGCGCCGCATCCCGGACGGCGAGGTCGGCAAGAGGTTCCACTGGATCATGTTCCAGCCGGACGTGCTCGGGCAGACCGAGGGGCTCGAGCGCATCGGCGACGAGCCGCGGATGCTGCGCACTCTCGACACGCGTCCGCTGCGCATCGCGGAGGGCGTGGATGCTGCCGCGCTGCAGTTCCCGCCGCTGGGGTACGCGTCTGCGGCGATCGAGTCGTACGCGATCTTCGCCCGTCTGCGCGCCGAGGGTGTGATCGCCGCCGGCACGCGCTTTCAGGTGTCGCTGCCGACGCTCGTCGCCGTGGTCTCGGCGTTCTTCTTCGGCGATGACCGTGAGGCCATCGAGCCCGTCTACACCGCGGCGATGCTGCGTGAGCTGGACGAGATTCTCGCGGCGATCCCGCACGAAGACCTCGCTGTCCAGTGGGACGTCGCCTCGGAGATGGGCATCATTGAGCAGGCCGCCATCTACGGCAAGCCGATGTCGGCCTGGTGGCCTGGCGATCCCTTCGACGGTCTCGTCTCGCGCCTCGCTGCGCTCGTGGATGCCGTCCCCGTGGACGTCGAGGTCGGTGTGCACCTCTGCTACGGCGACATCGCCGAAGCCCACTTCATCGAGCCGAAGGACGCGGGAACGCTGACCCGCTTCGCGAACGCCGTCGTCGCGGCATCCGCACGTCCGCTGACCTGGTTGCACCTGCCCGTGCCGATCGAGCGCGACGACGAGGCCTACTATGCACCGCTCGCAGACCTCGCGCTCACGGACGAGACCGAGCTGTACATCGGTCTCGTGCACCGTGAAGACGGTGTCGAGGGCGCGCAACGTCGCATCGCCGTCGCCTCGAAGTTCGTGCCGACCTACGGGGTCGCGACCGAGTGCGGCATCGGACGCGCGCCCGAGGGGACGACCGAAGGCATCTTCCGCACGCACGCCGAGGTCGCCGCAGCCTGGTGAGTGTTTGTCTCGACGCGCCGTCGCAGCAGCTCGATTAGCGCTCAGGCCCGTCGTGTCGTAAGCTTTTCCGCGGTG
The DNA window shown above is from Microbacterium keratanolyticum and carries:
- the cydC gene encoding thiol reductant ABC exporter subunit CydC, giving the protein MSVSTASVRGILRAAQPPLRQFWPGLLSGILSAAAAIGLLLVSGWLIVSASIVDSLVPLSVAVVGVRFFAVSRAVFRYLERLAGHSAALKQLAGLRAGIVDRLIPLSPAGLGSTDRGAVLSSLVDDVENLQNLPLRVVQPLVTGGVIALTAITVVAFISPAAALSLAVCLIVATVVAVFVGGVLGSRAEREISARRATLSGALVDYLASLDVLLAYGAEEAARRRITDADAALRRAVTRAALAQAVSAAVVSVAAGAASVWALLVSLPGQPGGAVDAPWFAVAVLLPMAVFEVFAVVPQAASSWRSVRASAERIHAVLPQELPSEVRDDDGEPLVVSASSAPAVRVRGLRASWPGAPETLRGIDLDVEPGERVLVTGSSGAGKSTLAAVLVGFLRFEGDYRLGDQDAARIAGPELRCVVGLCEQSPQLFDEDIRQNLLFANDSATDEELLAVLDRVGLGGWVAERGGLDARVGERGALVSGGQAQRIALARALLRGFPVLVLDEPTAGVDPEASDALLRDLLAAAGDQSVILISHVAPPDGTIDRTVRIVAGHTIAR
- a CDS encoding SRPBCC domain-containing protein, with amino-acid sequence MTRTDEARRRIDASPVRVFAALTTPESLEQWLAPDGMTARVERFDARAGGETRMVLTYDDASDAPGKSDAAHDVVETTIVEFEPGVRIVQAITFETDDDAFAGVMRMTWEVLADGAHSQVLFRAEDVPSGISAEDHIEGLTASLRNLAALVER